From one Malus sylvestris chromosome 1, drMalSylv7.2, whole genome shotgun sequence genomic stretch:
- the LOC126629965 gene encoding glycerol-3-phosphate dehydrogenase SDP6, mitochondrial-like: MATAIHLRRLGAAAVVATAASGAFLLQPSLSASDRGAGSSSLGAVRQRISDPNAVVPSRAAQEAALIGASAANPLDILVIGGGATGCGVALDATTRGLRVGLVEREDFSSGTSSRSTKLIHGGVRYLEKAVFNLDYGQLKLVFHALEERKQVIDNAPHLCHALPCMTPCFDWFEVVYYWMGLKMYDLVAALRLLHVSRYYSAQESVELFPTLARKGNNKSLKGTVVYYDGQMNDARLNVGLACTAALAGAAVLNHAEVVDLLKDEASNRTIGARIRDNLSGKEFNTYAKVVVNAAGPFCDSLRKMTDQDAKPMICPSSGVHIVLPDYYSPEGMGLIVPKTKDGRVVFMLPWLGRTIAGTTDSNTPITLLPEPHEDEIQFILDAICDYLNVKVRRTDVLSAWSGIRPLATDPSAKSTESISRDHVVCEDYPGLVTITGGKWTTYRGMAEDAVNAAIKSAKLTPENGCLTSKLQIVGGDGWDPASFTVIAQQYVRMKNSHGKVVPGVMDTAAAKHLSHAYGTLAERVAAIAQNENLGKRLAHGYPFLEAEVAYCARNEYCESAIDFIARRSRLAFLDTDAASRALPRVIEILATEHNWDDSRQKYELEKAKEFLKTFKSSKNAQFHDGKHV, encoded by the exons ATGGCCACCGCTATACACCTACGCCGGCTCGGAGCCGCCGCCGTCGTTGCTACGGCAGCCAGCGGCGCCTTTCTCCTCCAGCCTTCGCTCTCCGCCAGCGACCGCGGCGCCGGGTCCTCCTCCCTCGGCGCTGTCCGCCAGAGGATCAGCGACCCGAATGCTGTCGTTCCGTCTAGGGCGGCTCAGGAGGCCGCTCTGATTGGCGCGAGTGCTGCCAACCCGCTCGACATTCTCGTGATTGGCGGTGGCGCCACCGGCTGCGGCGTCGCCCTTGACGCAACCACCAGAGGCCTCCGCGTCGGCCTCGTCGAGCGCGAGGACTTCTCTTCTGGAACGTCGTCGCGGTCCACTAAGCTAATTCATGGAG GTGTTCGGTATTTGGAGAAAGCTGTTTTTAATCTTGACTACGGGCAGCTGAAGTTGGTATTTCATGCGCTTGAGGAGCGTAAACAGGTTATTGACAATGCACCGCACCTCTGCCATGCTTTGCCATGCATGACACCATGTTTTGACTGGTTTGAGGTAGTATACTACTGGATGGGCTTGAAAATGTACGATTTGGTTGCAGCACTACGGCTCTTACATGTGTCCAGATATTATTCTGCACAAGAATCTGTTGAGCTCTTCCCCACCCTTGCCAGGAAGGGTAACAATAAAAGCTTGAAGGGCACCGTGGTGTATTATGATGGGCAGATGAATGACGCGCGTCTTAATGTTGGATTGGCATGCACTGCTGCCTTAGCTGGTGCAGCGGTGCTTAACCATGCAGAAGTGGTTGATTTGTTGAAGGATGAGGCTAGCAATCGGACAATTGGTGCAAGAATCCGAGACAACTTATCAG GGAAAGAGTTTAATACATATGCAAAAGTTGTCGTGAATGCTGCTGGGCCATTTTGTGACTCTTTAAGGAAGATGACAGATCAAGATGCAAAACCAATGATATGCCCAAGCAGCGGTGTACACATCGTACTTCCTGACTATTACTCTCCTGAGGGTATGGGTTTGATTGTTCCTAAAACTAAGGATGGACGTGTTGTTTTCATGCTTCCTTGGTTGGGACGAACAATTGCTGGCACCACAGATTCCAACACCCCTATTACTCTTCTTCCTGAACCACATGAGGATGAGATTCAATTCATACTGGATGCCATTTGTGATTACCTTAATGTCAAG GTACGCCGTACGGATGTTCTCTCCGCGTGGAGTGGTATTCGCCCATTGGCAACGGATCCATCTGCGAAAAGCACGGAGAGCATCTCCAGAGATCATGTTGTATGTGAAGATTATCCTGGTTTGGTAACAATCACGGGCGGCAAGTGGACTACTTACCGTGG CATGGCAGAAGATGCGGTTAATGCAGCAATAAAGTCTGCAAAGCTGACCCCAGAAAATGGATGTTTAACCTCCAAGCTGCAAATTGTCGGTGGAGACGGATGGGATCCTGCATCTTTTACAGTTATCGCTCAACAATATGTGCGCATGAAGAACAGCCATGGTAAAGTTGTTCCTGGAGTGATGGACACTGCTGCAGCAAAGCATCTATCCCATGCATATGGTACTTTGGCTGAACGAGTTGCTGCTATTGCTCAG AACGAAAATCTGGGGAAGAGGCTTGCCCATGGATACCCTTTTCTAGAGGCTGAGGTTGCCTACTGTGCCCGAAACGAGTACTGTGAATCTGCCATTGATTTCATTGCTCGGAGATCTCGGCTTGCTTTCCTCGACACTGATGCAGCAAGCAGGGCATTGCCACGTGTGATTGAAATTTTAGCGACCGAACACAACTGGGATGATTCGAGGCAGAAGTACGAGTTAGAGAAGGCCAAGGAATTTTTGAAAactttcaaatcttcaaaaaatgCTCAGTTCCATGACGGGAAACATGTTTA G